In Amaranthus tricolor cultivar Red isolate AtriRed21 chromosome 3, ASM2621246v1, whole genome shotgun sequence, a single window of DNA contains:
- the LOC130807506 gene encoding uncharacterized protein LOC130807506, with product MADAEQELERRSKFLNSLIQKKKSNEQQQHHQLLNVKVRASDMPIALQNKAFQCARDLLDSMPTKKLDSKRLALAIKKEFDSAYGPAWHCIVGTSFGSYVTHSLGGFLYFSIDKVYVLLFRTAVEPLQQR from the exons ATGGCGGACGCAGAGCAAGAACTAGAAAGGAGAAGTAAATTTCTGAATAGTTTGATACAGAAGAAGAAATCCAACGAGCAACAACAGCATCATCAGCTCTTAAATGTTAAGGTCAGAGCATCTGATATGCCCATTGCTCTTCAAAATAAAGCTTTTCAATGTGCCAGAGATCTTCTTGACTCTATGCCCACCAAGAAGCTTGACAGTAAACGCCTCGCTCTTGCCATAAAAAAG GAATTTGATTCTGCGTATGGGCCTGCGTGGCACTGTATAGTGGGTACGAGCTTTGGGTCGTACGTAACACATTCACTCGGAGGCTTCTTGTACTTTTCCATTGACAAGGTTTATGTGCTCCTCTTCAGAACAGCAGTTGAGCCACTACAGCAACGTTGA
- the LOC130807507 gene encoding uncharacterized protein LOC130807507, whose product MALEWVVLGYAAGAEAIMVLLLTLPGLDPLRKGLIAVTRNLLKPFLSIVPFCLFLLMDIYWKYETRPSCEADSCTPTEFLRHEKSIMKSQRNALLIAAALLFYWILYSVTSLVVKIEQLNQRVERLKRTD is encoded by the coding sequence ATGGCGTTAGAGTGGGTAGTACTCGGCTACGCTGCAGGTGCAGAAGCAATCATGGTCCTTCTCTTAACCCTCCCAGGTCTAGACCCTCTTCGCAAGGGTTTGATCGCTGTTACTCGCAATCTCTTAAAGCCATTTCTCTCAATTGTTCCCTTTTGCTTGTTCTTACTCATGGATATCTACTGGAAGTACGAAACTCGACCTAGTTGCGAAGCTGATTCTTGTACACCTACCGAATTCCTTCGTCACGAGAAATCTATCATGAAGAGTCAGCGTAATGCCCTTCTTATTGCTGCTGCTCTTCTTTTCTACTGGATCTTGTATTCTGTTACTTCTTTGGTTGTCAAGATCGAGCAGTTGAATCAGCGTGTTGAGAGGTTGAAGAGAACTGATTGA